In one Conger conger chromosome 5, fConCon1.1, whole genome shotgun sequence genomic region, the following are encoded:
- the LOC133129399 gene encoding oocyte zinc finger protein XlCOF6.1-like: MSEDPIECSLDTVRADQIKTEREDEDYFLVEQLSSQSWDSADDEPDECFDTDEEDSYSKLCSGQIKIETDEPEHAGSEQHFIEEPDECTDSPKSTTEGKSQRRDLRELETEQSNEPQSQAGIKWSCLRCNMTFTDGNYLKIHEEAHKSGKPYSCPDCGKGFNHISNMRRHQLIHKDEKPHYCADCGKGFNRLSSLKVHKLNHTGEKLFTCSECGKSYSILKYLKLHQRTHSGERPFPCTECGKSFGRFNNLKRHQLIHTGEKPFSCPDCEKSFNQLSSLKTHRLIHTGERMFPCTECGKRFTHLRNLKDHLQIHKGEKPYSCTECGKCFNRLDNFKSHKLIHTGERPFSCTECEKSFNKLSSLKRHRVTHTGEKMYSCPDCEKRFSQLSSLKRHCLIHRREIAFLHRVWEELQSVK; encoded by the coding sequence ATGTCTGAAGATCCTATAGAATGTTCTTTAGACACAGTGAGAGCAGATCAGATTAAAACCGAAAGAGAAGATGAAGACTACTTCCTGGTGGAGCAACTCTCCAGCCAAAGTTGGGACTCGGCAGACGACGAACCTGACGAATGTTTTGACACGGACGAGGAAGACTCTTACTCAAAGCTTTGTTCTGGCCAAATAAAAATTGAGACCGATGAACCAGAACATGCGGGATCCGAGCAACATTTTATTGAAGAACCCGACGAATGTACTGATTCACCCAAGAGCACAACGGAGGGAAAATCCCAGAGAAGAGATCTCAGAGAGTTGGAGACTGAGCAGTCCAACGAACCTCAAAGTCAGGCTGGAATCAAATGGTCATGCCTGCGATGCAATATGACTTTCACTGATGGAAACTACCTGAAGATACATGAGGAAGCTCACAAATCTGGGAAACCGTACTCCTGTCCGGACTGTGGGAAGGGTTTCAATCACATAAGCAACATGAGAAGACATCAGCTCATCCACAAAGATGAAAAACCGCACTATTGCGCAGACTGCGGAAAGGGTTTCAATAGATTAAGCAGCTTAAAAGTGCACAAGCTTAATCACaccggagagaaattatttacatGCTCAGAGTGTGGAAAGAGTTACAGcatactgaaatatttaaaactaCATCAGCGGACGCATTCTGGTGAGAGACCCTTCCCTTGCACGGAGTGTGGAAAGAGTTTTGGCCGCTTTAATAACTTGAAAAGACATCAGCTGATTCACACTGGAGAGAAGCCCTTCTCTTGCCCGGACTGCGAGAAGAGTTTCAATCAGTTAAGTAGCTTGAAAACCCACCGACTcattcacacaggggagagaatGTTTCCCTGCACAGAGTGTGGCAAGCGCTTTACTCACTTAAGGAACTTGAAAGACCACCTTCAAATCCACAAAGGAGAGAAGCCATACTCATGCACAGAGTGTGGGAAGTGCTTCAATCGATTGGATAACTTCAAGTCGCACAAGCTAATTCACACGGGCGAGAGACCGTTCTCTTGCACGGAATGCGAAAAGAGTTTCAACAAGTTAAGTAGCTTGAAAAGGCATCGCGTCACTCACACGGGGGAGAAAATGTATTCTTGTCCAGACTGCGAGAAGAGGTTCAGTCAGTTGAGTAGCCTAAAAAGACACTGCCTTATTCATAGGAGAGAAATTGCATTCTTGCACCGTGTGTGGGAAGAGCTACAATCAGTTAAGTAA